One genomic window of Anguilla anguilla isolate fAngAng1 chromosome 13, fAngAng1.pri, whole genome shotgun sequence includes the following:
- the LOC118211661 gene encoding ninjurin-1-like → MTPEHMELNGDADTNREEVPLARRRGHRREPLNMNHYANKKSAAESMLDVALLMANASQLKAVLEQGSEFNLYIPLIILISISLILQVIVGVLLIFIVKWNLNDLSKQFQLNVLENITTGMIFVIVVVNVFITAFGVQQTH, encoded by the exons ATGACTCCGGAACACATGGAATTGAACGGAGATGCTGACACAAACAGAGAAGAG GTTCCTCTGGCCAGGCGTAGGGGGCACAGGAGAGAGCCACTGAACATGAACCACTATGCCAATAAGAAGAGTGCTGCAGAGAGCATGCTGGATGTGGCTCTGCTCATGGCCAATGCCTCCCAACTGAAGGCCGTGCTGGAGCAGGGCTCTGAATTCAACCTCTACATCCCCCTCATCATTCTCATTAGCATCTCCCTCATCCTGCAGGTCATCGTGGGGGTCCTTCTCATATTCATAG TTAAGTGGAATCTGAACGACCTGAGCAAGCAGTTCCAACTCAATGTGTTGGAGAATATCACCACTGGAATGATCTTCGTCATCGTGGTTGTAAATGTCTTCATCACAGCCTTTGGTGTACAGCAGACCCACTAA